A single region of the Chryseobacterium culicis genome encodes:
- a CDS encoding RHS repeat-associated core domain-containing protein: MADLNKKTVKPIKVAKPDMNPDRSLKVNADVTSVSWDKTKQGWKNGMKNNFDSLNPVSMVQSIAGGDSSKQENSSSGGDGDSAVTAEKAAPESKVKLIKVNTPAMPSTAIQHTSKHFDIVLAIDIHWTLIPPPPSFMLIPLPLPHPFIGIVFDIMDYITITIPIPQFARNLMPSLPESIPMGGSIYVHGRHKATTTTSVMGVVIPFRHITSLIPVYLIPFPQEAPHEGEVYYGSQTVLAQGSKMSGNQPQQVLTCMGFPFGMTMLPAMPDKPKKNPLAYFAFYNNFSSMYIQINTGGPVLVGGAFVPHVYTPGEMLMRLAGMFLMRSLTKKIGKMGANSLKKLNNSVLKKAPFNKFKFSNALSKKLCHWGLEPVNFATGAMFFEWDDFEIQGNTPLLWKNIWHSDRPYDSGPLGNGVFNNHDLFILPEEHNKFAGWMHPEENMAMLIPVPEIGDEMTYFRDHKIWQYRPSSSIWIVRKGTDIYTYSRFHHATEGVVYKVTRIEYGDGTIREYEYEDRNIILKRIKDVGTESSIETVIHPEHKKISEVYYCYKKQRDLQVRYDYDDRGNLTHVWDIHKKAMVFEYDGNNQIVRRTNRNGMSYIWKYDKEGRVIYTKGLDGYMEGSFHYDDEEGFTEVIYPKQHNKTERYYYDDNFLVYKKVDGEGGETWYDFTAHNELKMIGSPEGRVQGYTYDEMGNIKTFHSPDGEEYHYQYNEFGQVVARFSPSGVSETWNYDEYGRLISHTDAAEENVCYEYADGKRLPEKSIREHVTTSYGYNKRGQLIQLMNTVGTEQFWKYDEYGRLLVFSPKPFNRTLWNRDKMGRVIEMNEQGQLPIKLRYDAYDLPVYATDGRAEWLMSYTPMGSLKKQVRRNALTNKKEETLAFGYDAYENLMSITNEKGEIYAFERDYNNKIIGETGFEGQKKFFVRDKDGLIIQRRTPRGNTIFYEYDLAGRITQVDYPDGTWEAYQYDTSGLLIKADNEDSSVSFQRNPLGQIIQEKQGEHSVLYEYDHQGNLTGLKSSLGAEIDYSYTDLGQLKNISAATTEVILPWKMNIEISKNEQVLSREMTGGIDSTFEFDHTGMPVSQKVTINKTNTTFHKDYIWGEGSRLLNILDKVKGSRTKFDYDAFGSLTAAEYSNGKVQHKNPDATGCLYESTKRTDRIYDKGGKLMRDKNWFYHYDEEGNLLLKSKRVINNARPEHLEEPNNTHPYYKAIASDWLSPSKMPSGTLLPNVNDDLSTEVQTPEWESGDWSYSWSANGMLAKVKRPDGKEVQFEYDALGRRTSKIGGQKITRYIWDGNVLLHEWNYDIEEIPATEIDDEGNIIVKQEPVENLVTWIYETGSHVPSAKIEGNRKASIISDYIGRPVQAYDEEGNLVWSAEYDIFGRVENVKGEESFIPFRQQGQYEDEETGLYYNRFRYYDMKNGTYLSQDPIGPLGDNPNLYAYTHDSNSEIDPLGLMEVDGGWSRRKAERGSIINAKRPTPPSVHATKHIQATSMEDAKARSIKGVGGKPEGSYFPDVVKDNFKNFEKKAAFDAMRKGNVVPNGGVTYYIYEHPTDIGYNMGEKTRFMRVEVASGTIHSHPISAADAANYIKKANYR, translated from the coding sequence ATGGCAGATCTGAATAAAAAAACAGTAAAACCCATCAAAGTGGCAAAACCGGATATGAATCCGGATCGCTCTCTGAAGGTAAATGCAGACGTTACTTCGGTAAGCTGGGATAAAACCAAACAAGGATGGAAGAACGGAATGAAAAATAATTTTGATTCCCTGAATCCTGTTTCCATGGTTCAGTCTATTGCGGGAGGAGATAGCAGTAAACAGGAAAACAGCAGTAGCGGAGGTGATGGAGATAGCGCTGTGACTGCTGAAAAAGCAGCTCCGGAAAGCAAAGTGAAACTGATCAAAGTGAATACTCCAGCAATGCCTTCCACGGCCATTCAGCATACAAGTAAGCATTTCGATATCGTACTGGCGATTGACATCCATTGGACTCTCATTCCGCCGCCGCCTTCATTTATGCTGATCCCGTTACCGTTGCCACATCCGTTTATAGGAATTGTTTTCGACATTATGGATTATATTACCATCACAATTCCCATTCCCCAATTTGCAAGAAACCTGATGCCGTCACTTCCGGAAAGTATTCCCATGGGCGGTTCAATATATGTTCACGGAAGACATAAAGCAACCACCACAACCAGTGTTATGGGAGTGGTGATCCCATTCAGACATATCACCTCACTTATTCCGGTATATCTCATTCCTTTTCCCCAGGAAGCTCCGCACGAAGGAGAAGTATATTACGGTTCACAGACCGTTCTGGCACAAGGAAGTAAAATGAGCGGAAACCAGCCTCAGCAGGTATTAACCTGTATGGGATTCCCTTTCGGAATGACGATGCTGCCCGCAATGCCGGATAAACCAAAGAAAAATCCACTGGCTTATTTTGCTTTCTATAATAACTTCTCAAGCATGTATATTCAGATCAATACGGGTGGGCCTGTATTGGTGGGCGGTGCTTTTGTTCCTCATGTGTATACCCCGGGAGAAATGCTGATGCGTCTTGCAGGGATGTTTTTAATGAGAAGCCTTACCAAAAAAATAGGCAAAATGGGAGCTAATAGTTTAAAGAAGCTGAATAACAGTGTTCTTAAAAAAGCTCCATTCAATAAGTTCAAATTTTCGAATGCCTTATCCAAAAAACTATGCCATTGGGGGCTTGAACCTGTTAATTTTGCAACGGGCGCTATGTTTTTTGAGTGGGATGATTTTGAAATCCAGGGAAATACCCCTTTACTCTGGAAAAATATATGGCATAGCGACAGACCTTATGATTCTGGTCCTTTAGGAAATGGTGTCTTTAATAATCATGATCTGTTTATCCTTCCTGAAGAGCATAATAAATTTGCCGGCTGGATGCATCCTGAAGAAAATATGGCGATGCTTATTCCTGTACCTGAAATAGGGGATGAAATGACGTATTTCAGAGATCATAAAATCTGGCAGTACAGACCAAGCAGCAGTATCTGGATTGTTCGTAAGGGAACGGATATTTATACCTATTCACGTTTTCATCATGCCACAGAAGGAGTGGTATATAAAGTAACCCGGATTGAATATGGTGACGGAACGATTCGTGAATACGAATATGAAGATCGAAATATTATTTTGAAAAGAATAAAAGATGTTGGTACTGAATCTAGTATAGAAACAGTTATTCATCCTGAACATAAAAAGATATCAGAAGTTTATTACTGTTATAAAAAACAAAGAGATCTGCAGGTTCGTTATGATTATGATGATCGGGGAAATCTTACTCATGTCTGGGATATTCACAAAAAAGCAATGGTCTTTGAATATGATGGAAACAATCAGATTGTAAGAAGAACCAACCGAAATGGGATGAGCTATATCTGGAAATATGATAAAGAAGGAAGAGTTATATATACTAAAGGTCTGGACGGATATATGGAAGGAAGTTTTCATTATGATGATGAAGAAGGCTTTACAGAAGTGATCTATCCCAAACAGCATAATAAAACAGAACGGTATTACTACGATGATAATTTTCTTGTCTATAAAAAAGTAGATGGAGAAGGCGGGGAAACATGGTATGACTTTACAGCGCACAATGAACTGAAAATGATAGGAAGCCCCGAAGGACGTGTTCAGGGATATACCTATGATGAAATGGGAAATATCAAGACTTTTCACAGCCCTGATGGTGAAGAATATCATTACCAGTACAATGAATTTGGACAGGTTGTTGCCCGTTTTTCCCCTTCAGGCGTTTCTGAAACATGGAATTATGATGAATATGGAAGACTAATCAGCCATACAGATGCGGCAGAAGAAAATGTATGTTATGAATATGCTGATGGGAAAAGGCTTCCCGAAAAAAGTATCAGAGAACATGTTACAACATCTTACGGATATAATAAGAGAGGCCAGCTTATTCAGCTGATGAATACGGTCGGGACTGAACAGTTTTGGAAATATGATGAATATGGAAGATTGCTGGTTTTCAGTCCGAAACCCTTCAACAGAACCCTGTGGAACAGAGATAAAATGGGACGGGTAATTGAAATGAATGAACAGGGGCAGTTACCGATAAAACTTCGTTACGATGCCTATGATCTTCCGGTGTACGCCACAGATGGCCGCGCAGAATGGCTCATGAGCTATACTCCAATGGGAAGTCTCAAGAAACAGGTTCGCCGGAATGCCCTTACCAATAAAAAAGAAGAAACACTAGCCTTTGGATATGATGCTTATGAAAACTTAATGAGCATTACCAATGAAAAAGGAGAAATCTATGCCTTTGAAAGAGATTATAATAACAAGATCATAGGAGAAACAGGTTTTGAAGGACAGAAAAAATTCTTTGTCCGTGATAAGGACGGTTTAATTATTCAAAGAAGAACACCTCGTGGAAATACCATTTTCTATGAATATGATCTGGCGGGAAGAATAACGCAGGTTGATTATCCGGATGGAACCTGGGAAGCCTATCAGTATGATACTTCAGGATTGCTTATTAAAGCGGATAACGAAGATAGCAGCGTAAGTTTTCAGAGAAACCCATTAGGACAAATTATTCAAGAAAAACAGGGTGAACATTCTGTTCTGTATGAATATGATCACCAGGGAAATCTCACTGGTCTCAAAAGCAGCCTGGGAGCGGAAATTGATTATTCTTATACGGATCTGGGACAGCTCAAAAATATTTCTGCAGCTACCACAGAAGTTATCTTGCCCTGGAAGATGAATATTGAAATCAGTAAGAATGAACAAGTCCTTTCTCGTGAAATGACAGGCGGTATAGACAGTACTTTTGAATTCGATCATACAGGAATGCCTGTAAGTCAGAAAGTAACCATTAATAAAACAAATACTACTTTCCATAAAGATTATATATGGGGAGAAGGAAGCCGTTTGCTGAATATCCTTGACAAAGTGAAAGGCAGCAGAACAAAATTTGATTATGATGCATTCGGAAGTCTTACCGCTGCAGAATATTCCAACGGAAAAGTTCAGCATAAAAATCCTGATGCAACCGGCTGCTTATATGAAAGTACAAAACGTACTGACCGTATCTATGACAAAGGCGGAAAGCTGATGCGGGATAAAAACTGGTTTTATCACTACGATGAAGAAGGTAATTTATTATTAAAGAGTAAACGGGTAATCAATAATGCAAGGCCGGAACATTTGGAAGAACCCAACAATACTCATCCTTATTACAAAGCCATTGCTTCAGATTGGCTTAGCCCCTCGAAAATGCCATCCGGAACTCTTTTACCCAATGTGAATGATGATTTATCCACAGAAGTACAAACCCCCGAATGGGAGTCTGGAGACTGGAGTTACTCCTGGAGTGCCAATGGAATGCTGGCTAAAGTAAAACGTCCGGATGGGAAGGAAGTACAATTTGAATATGATGCACTGGGCAGAAGAACTTCGAAAATTGGTGGGCAGAAAATAACTCGTTATATTTGGGATGGCAACGTTCTTTTACATGAATGGAATTATGATATTGAGGAAATTCCTGCAACTGAAATTGATGATGAAGGTAATATCATCGTTAAACAAGAACCTGTAGAGAATTTAGTAACCTGGATTTATGAGACAGGAAGCCATGTACCATCTGCAAAGATAGAAGGAAACAGAAAGGCATCCATTATTTCAGATTATATAGGGAGACCTGTTCAGGCTTATGACGAAGAGGGAAATCTGGTATGGAGCGCAGAATATGATATTTTTGGAAGAGTTGAAAATGTAAAGGGAGAAGAATCCTTTATTCCTTTCAGGCAGCAAGGGCAGTATGAGGATGAAGAGACTGGACTTTACTACAACAGATTCCGGTATTATGATATGAAAAATGGGACTTATCTTTCTCAGGATCCAATAGGCCCGCTTGGAGATAATCCTAATCTGTATGCCTATACGCATGATAGCAATTCCGAAATTGATCCGCTGGGATTGATGGAGGTTGATGGAGGATGGTCACGAAGAAAAGCAGAACGAGGCTCAATTATCAATGCAAAAAGACCTACACCACCTTCTGTACATGCTACCAAACATATTCAGGCGACTTCTATGGAAGATGCCAAAGCCAGAAGTATTAAAGGAGTAGGAGGTAAACCTGAAGGATCATATTTCCCGGATGTAGTGAAAGATAACTTCAAAAATTTTGAGAAAAAGGCTGCATTTGATGCAATGAGGAAAGGGAATGTAGTACCGAATGGAGGGGTTACTTACTATATTTATGAACATCCTACCGATATAGGATATAATATGGGCGAAAAAACAAGATTCATGAGAGTGGAAGTAGCTTCCGGTACCATACACAGTCATCCGATTTCAGCAGCAGATGCCGCTAATTATATAAAAAAAGCAAATTACCGATAA
- a CDS encoding bacteriocin-like protein translates to MKNLKKISREQLKTTNGGALSCSEACCPPPGIKRCPWVICVAPCEILS, encoded by the coding sequence ATGAAAAATTTAAAAAAAATTTCAAGAGAGCAGTTGAAGACTACTAACGGAGGAGCATTAAGCTGTTCCGAAGCATGCTGCCCACCTCCGGGAATCAAAAGATGTCCTTGGGTGATTTGTGTAGCACCATGTGAGATATTAAGTTAA
- a CDS encoding bacteriocin-like protein — MKNLKKIERQELKTIKGGIDCRGGQLCLIGGKWQCMPYDGCGGGNQP, encoded by the coding sequence ATGAAAAATTTAAAGAAAATCGAAAGACAGGAATTGAAAACAATTAAGGGTGGAATTGACTGCAGAGGCGGCCAACTGTGCTTAATCGGTGGTAAGTGGCAATGTATGCCTTACGATGGATGTGGTGGTGGAAACCAGCCTTAG
- a CDS encoding alpha/beta fold hydrolase, with protein sequence MKSLFKCSALLVLAIALTISQLYGQKVKPSESGYAPVNGIKVYYEVYGKGKPIVLLHGAFMTIDLNWGELIPELSKNRKVIALELQGHGHTPFSERKLSHATLASDVTKVMDYLKIDKADVAGYSFGGEVAYQLAIQSPERLNKLVIISSTYKTSGWLPEVNKAFEGMKPDLFTNSPLHTAYNAVAPDKTKWTKFLEQMMASARQPFDLGDGNISKIPVPVLIIAGDNDGLDKTELSKTYKLLGGDVFADMGPMPKSQLAVAPGQTHVSLMMQTTLILNYLNSFLK encoded by the coding sequence ATGAAAAGTTTATTCAAATGCTCTGCATTATTAGTCCTGGCTATTGCTCTTACAATATCACAGTTATACGGACAAAAAGTAAAACCCTCTGAAAGTGGCTATGCCCCTGTAAATGGTATCAAAGTTTATTATGAAGTCTATGGGAAAGGAAAACCTATTGTGCTGCTGCATGGTGCCTTCATGACAATTGATTTGAACTGGGGAGAATTGATCCCCGAGCTCTCAAAAAACAGAAAAGTCATCGCTCTTGAATTACAGGGACACGGACATACTCCGTTTTCAGAGAGGAAATTATCCCATGCTACTTTGGCCAGTGATGTTACCAAGGTAATGGACTATCTGAAAATTGATAAAGCCGATGTGGCCGGATATAGTTTTGGAGGAGAAGTGGCTTATCAGTTAGCGATACAGAGTCCGGAAAGACTGAACAAGCTGGTTATCATTTCATCAACCTATAAAACCAGCGGCTGGCTGCCTGAAGTAAATAAAGCATTTGAAGGAATGAAACCTGATCTTTTTACGAACAGTCCTCTGCATACAGCTTATAATGCCGTAGCTCCTGATAAAACAAAATGGACAAAATTTCTGGAACAGATGATGGCTTCTGCCAGACAGCCTTTCGACCTTGGTGACGGGAATATTTCTAAAATTCCGGTACCTGTTTTAATCATAGCCGGTGATAATGACGGATTGGATAAAACAGAACTTTCAAAAACCTATAAATTATTGGGAGGTGATGTTTTTGCAGATATGGGACCCATGCCAAAATCTCAATTGGCTGTTGCTCCGGGGCAAACCCATGTGAGTCTGATGATGCAGACGACATTGATTCTGAATTATCTGAACAGTTTTTTAAAATAG
- a CDS encoding VOC family protein encodes MMKTQFEAGINIAIKIPKNKYEKTVSFYRDILKLDVEEKAINNPTVSRTHEVKFGSNIIWLDCVDNYTHSETWLQLTVPDVEAATQYLQSNGVETCDEIEELPEDMHWITDPAGTVFNLQQKK; translated from the coding sequence ATGATGAAGACCCAATTTGAAGCAGGAATTAATATCGCCATAAAAATTCCAAAAAATAAATACGAAAAGACCGTTTCTTTTTACAGGGATATTTTAAAACTTGATGTGGAGGAAAAGGCCATTAATAATCCAACCGTTTCCAGAACCCATGAAGTGAAATTCGGGAGTAATATCATCTGGTTAGACTGTGTCGACAACTATACCCATTCTGAAACCTGGTTACAGCTTACAGTTCCTGATGTGGAAGCAGCAACTCAATATTTGCAATCAAATGGAGTGGAAACCTGTGATGAAATTGAAGAACTTCCTGAGGATATGCACTGGATTACGGATCCGGCGGGTACAGTATTTAATTTGCAGCAAAAGAAATAA
- a CDS encoding sensor histidine kinase: MKTILKQMHQNRYFLLFILLFAYVQSIHTRIGIRRTLDWYIFTPEAAVVTLISACILFFVIDFFIKNWQKSSTFSAAEILKIFSFSLLTYLLVMKIIGFLIAVIFGKVEKNFNQEVVILSTFSDLIGGFIYGSFFLAYRYYKKNTEYQKQLALYDHALSESKINQLKTQLNPHFLFNNLNILDQLIEEDKHKASDFLNEFAEIYRYVLEVSDKKTVFVEEELAFAEKYFNLIQYKYGNAYSLKINHIRSSGKIIPLSLQLLLENAVQHNLGTAVNPVLITVEIDKEIRVSNTRIPKRNSKKTSGRALSNLKEQYTLLTDRQVEIIKSETEFSVVIPIIPA; this comes from the coding sequence ATGAAAACCATTTTGAAACAGATGCATCAAAACAGGTACTTCCTTCTGTTTATTCTTTTGTTTGCTTATGTACAGTCTATTCACACCCGCATAGGAATAAGACGAACACTGGACTGGTATATTTTTACTCCTGAAGCGGCCGTTGTTACTCTTATCAGTGCCTGTATCCTGTTTTTTGTGATTGATTTTTTCATTAAAAACTGGCAAAAGTCATCAACGTTTAGTGCAGCTGAAATCCTTAAAATATTCAGCTTTTCCCTATTAACCTACCTTTTGGTGATGAAAATAATAGGGTTTTTGATTGCTGTTATTTTTGGAAAAGTGGAGAAAAATTTCAATCAGGAAGTTGTTATTCTTTCTACCTTTTCAGATTTGATAGGAGGGTTTATTTATGGAAGTTTTTTTCTCGCATACCGCTACTACAAAAAGAATACGGAATATCAGAAACAATTGGCTCTTTATGATCATGCCCTGTCTGAAAGTAAAATTAATCAACTGAAAACACAGCTTAATCCTCATTTTTTATTCAATAATCTCAACATTCTGGATCAGTTAATAGAAGAAGATAAACACAAAGCATCAGATTTTCTCAATGAATTTGCAGAGATATACCGGTATGTTTTAGAGGTTTCTGATAAAAAGACCGTGTTTGTAGAAGAAGAACTGGCATTTGCAGAGAAATATTTTAATCTGATACAGTATAAATATGGAAATGCTTATTCATTAAAAATAAATCATATCAGATCATCGGGGAAGATCATTCCGCTTTCCCTGCAATTGCTGCTTGAAAATGCAGTTCAGCATAATCTGGGAACAGCTGTAAATCCTGTTTTGATCACCGTAGAAATAGATAAAGAAATCAGGGTTTCCAATACCAGAATACCCAAGCGAAACAGTAAAAAGACTTCAGGAAGAGCGCTCAGTAATCTTAAGGAGCAGTATACGCTGTTAACGGATCGGCAGGTAGAAATTATAAAATCAGAAACTGAATTTTCAGTGGTCATTCCCATAATTCCAGCATAA
- a CDS encoding LytR/AlgR family response regulator transcription factor, whose amino-acid sequence MIKVVIIEDEIPARNKLKRFISELEKPVEIVSEISTVEEAIAFLKNSAVDLIFSDIELLDGNAFEIYDQVNISCPVIFTTAYDSFWMNAFESNGIEYLLKPFSQSRFQKAWDKFILLGNTASEPEDVLVKLQQMLNNSPVEKNYKKRFSVSSHQGIYFINTEDITFFEAEEGIVFAFDTAGKKHVLNESTLKEIETQLNASDFFRINRSALVQKKYIERIERYNKNTLSAQIKGQKDHLITSQSNTSAFRKWIEE is encoded by the coding sequence ATGATAAAAGTTGTAATCATCGAAGACGAAATTCCGGCAAGAAATAAATTAAAACGTTTCATCAGCGAACTGGAAAAACCCGTGGAAATTGTTTCGGAAATAAGTACTGTAGAAGAAGCTATTGCTTTTCTTAAAAACTCAGCGGTTGACCTGATTTTTTCTGATATTGAATTATTAGATGGAAACGCCTTTGAAATCTATGACCAGGTGAATATTTCATGTCCGGTTATCTTCACTACCGCGTATGACAGTTTCTGGATGAATGCCTTTGAAAGCAACGGGATTGAATATCTTTTAAAACCGTTTTCGCAGAGCCGTTTTCAAAAGGCTTGGGATAAATTTATTCTATTGGGAAATACAGCATCAGAACCGGAGGATGTTTTGGTAAAACTTCAGCAAATGCTGAATAACAGCCCTGTGGAGAAAAACTATAAGAAACGATTTTCGGTCAGCTCACATCAGGGAATCTATTTTATCAATACGGAAGACATTACGTTCTTTGAAGCGGAAGAAGGGATTGTCTTTGCTTTTGACACAGCAGGAAAAAAACACGTGTTGAATGAATCTACTTTGAAAGAAATTGAAACCCAGCTCAATGCTTCAGATTTTTTCAGGATCAACCGGAGTGCACTCGTTCAGAAAAAGTATATTGAAAGAATAGAACGTTACAATAAGAATACACTTTCCGCCCAGATAAAAGGTCAGAAAGATCATCTTATTACAAGCCAGAGCAATACATCTGCTTTCAGAAAATGGATTGAAGAATAA
- a CDS encoding Lrp/AsnC family transcriptional regulator, translated as MEQLDDKDVQLLRLLQKNAKLTVKELAKEVNLSTSPVFERVKRLEQEGFVKRYAAVLDAEKLNRGFTVFCQIKLKIHDRSVGYDFVKEILEIEEVAECYNISGDFDFLLKVQVRDMKHYQDFVFNKLGSVDSIGSTHSTFVMAEVKNNHGLTI; from the coding sequence GTGGAACAACTCGATGATAAGGATGTACAGCTGCTCAGGCTGCTCCAGAAGAATGCCAAACTAACCGTTAAAGAACTTGCTAAAGAAGTGAACCTCTCTACTTCACCGGTTTTTGAAAGAGTAAAAAGGCTGGAACAGGAAGGGTTTGTTAAAAGATATGCAGCCGTTCTGGATGCTGAAAAACTCAACCGTGGATTTACCGTTTTCTGCCAAATCAAGCTGAAAATTCACGACAGATCTGTAGGCTATGACTTTGTAAAAGAAATTCTGGAGATTGAAGAAGTTGCCGAATGCTACAATATTTCCGGAGATTTTGATTTCCTTCTGAAAGTTCAGGTAAGAGATATGAAACATTACCAGGATTTCGTATTTAATAAACTGGGATCTGTAGATTCCATCGGGAGTACCCACAGTACATTTGTCATGGCTGAAGTGAAAAACAACCACGGACTCACCATTTAA